The Nymphalis io chromosome 14, ilAglIoxx1.1, whole genome shotgun sequence genome has a segment encoding these proteins:
- the LOC126773155 gene encoding 40S ribosomal protein S15, with product MAEVDETLKKKRTFRKFTFRGVDLDQLLDMPNEQLMELMHARARRRFARGLKRKPMALVKKLRRAKKEAPPNEKPEIVKTHLRNMIIVPEMVGSIVGIYNGKTFNQVEIKPEMIGHYLGEFSVTYKPVKHGRPGIGATHSSRFIPLK from the exons ATGGCTGAG GTCGACGAAACTCTGAAGAAGAAGCGTACCTTCAGGAAGTTTACCTTCCGAGGTGTTGATCTTGATCAGCTTCTTGATATGCCAAA tGAGCAATTAATGGAATTGATGCATGCACGAGCCCGGAGGCGATTTGCTCGTGGTCTTAAGCGTAAGCCTATGGCACTTGTTAAGAAACTCCGTCGTGCCAAGAAGGAAGCCCCTCCAAATGAAAAACCAGAAATTGTAAAAACACACTTGCGCAATATGATTATTGTTCCAGAGATGGTTGGTTCTATCGTCGGTATTTACAATGGAAAGACTTTCAACCAG GTTGAAATCAAGCCTGAGATGATTGGTCACTACCTTGGTGAGTTCTCTGTCACATACAAGCCTGTCAAGCACGGTAGACCCGGTATTGGTGCTACTCACAGCTCCAGGTTCATCCCACTCAAGTAG
- the LOC126773153 gene encoding tRNA-uridine aminocarboxypropyltransferase 2 encodes MDELEVWEDLANIPADPPLMRELCENCKRPSVVCWCSALPPKRLNPKSKVILLQHPAEEKRCLRTAPMLQLGLAENKCLIFKGKKFPQPRHECLEDILTDPNTVLLYPSKAAIDIKDLKHEAASYNILLIDGTWPQAKAIYASSPILHIIKQVKLTTTSTSNYLIRTQPTQGCLSTLETAAEALSQLENDSIYREQLLEPLHMLCKFQLDNGAVTHQSKEFLIKTNTYPKLIGKRLSKLLKSTNEI; translated from the exons ATGGATGAGCTAGAAGTATGGGAAGATTTAGCTAATATTCCAGCTGATCCGCCTTTGATGCGAGAGCTGTGTGAAAATTGCAA gagACCTTCAGTTGTATGTTGGTGTTCAGCACTGCCACCAAAGCGCCTTAATCCTAAAAGTaaggttattttattacaacaccCAGCTGAAGAAAAAAGATGCCTTCGAACTGCTCCTATGCTACAACTGGGCTTAGCAGAAAATAAGTGCCTTATATTCAAAGGAAAAAAATTTCCTCAGCCTAGACATGAATGCCTAGAAGATATTCTAACAGATCCAAATACAGTGCTTTTATACCCAAGTAAAGCTGCCATTGATATTAAGGACTTAAAACATGAAGCTgcctcttataatattttattaatagatggAACATGGCCGCAAGCTAAAGCCATATATGCATCTAGCcctattttacatataattaaacaagtaaAACTTACTACTACAAGCACAAGTAACTATCTTATAAGAACACAACCAACTCAAGGTTGCTTAAGTACACTGGAGACAGCTGCTGAAGCTCTATCTCAATTGGAAAATGATTCAATATACAGAGAACAATTACTGGAACCTTTAcatatgttatgtaaatttCAATTAGATAATGGTGCAGTTACACATCAAtcaaaagaatttttaattaaaacaaatacatacccTAAATTAATAGGTAAACGGTtgtctaaattattaaaatctacaaatgaaatttaa